The DNA sequence CAATCAGATAGTGAAATTCTGTGATCGAGGAACAGAATTCCCCCCATCCGATTCATTCGAGAGCAGCAGGCCACACCGATGACCGTACCGCCAGACGGAACCACAAACAGCTGGGATCAATCGATTTACGACCAGCTGCATGGTCTGGCTGAACGGGCTTTAAGCCGCGAAAGTGCAGGCCATTCCCTGCAACCCACGCTGCTCGTCAACGATGCGTACCTCAAACTGCAGGAACAGCAGAATCTCGATCCCGCAAATCGATCCCTGATGCTGGCCGCCGGCGCGACCATTATTCGTCGCCTGCTCGTCGATTACGCCCGGCAGCGAAAACGACTCAAACGGGGAGGAAATGACGGTCGAGGAATTCCGTTGCACATTTCTGTCGCCGATGACGCCAATCAGTTAGACATCCTGGAATTGAATGACGCCCTGGAGACGCTCGCCAGCGAGTTGCCCCGGGCAGCCAGGATTGTGGAACTGAAATTTTTTGGTGGTTTGACGGGCGAGGAGATCGCCGAACAACTGGATGTCTCATTGCGGACAGTCAACAACGACTGGAAGTATGCGAAAGCCTGGTTGTATCGCGAGCTCGGTCCCGGCACAGAAAGTGATTCTGCAGATGAGTAATTCACACGCGGAGAAAGTCCAACAGACGTTCCTGGCGGCTTTGGAAGTGGACGATGAACAACGAGACGCCTGGCTGGTTCAGAAATGTGGTTCTGACGAAGCACTGCTCGCCGAAGTCAGGTCGCTGTTGAATCACGCCGATCCCTCTGTTGATTTGCTGGAACAGAAGCTGGATGAGGTCGTAGCCGATATACCTCATCTGGATGAGGAAGCGGAACCGGTTGCGACTCAAGAAACAGACGAACCAGAGGAAGATATCGACTGCGATGACTTTCTTTCGAAACTGTCCGCAGTTGGCGTGCTCTCGCCGGACGAATTCGCGTCGGTCAGCGATTCGGTTTCCACAGGAACGCCTCCCCCCGATGCACGGCAACTGGCTTCGCAACTCGTCACCAACGGCAAGCTGACCTCGTACCAGGCGTCCGCTCTGCTTAAAGGTGAGCCTGAGCTGTTAATCGACAAATACCTGATCCTCGATCTGATCGATGTCGGCGGGATGGGCATGGTCTTCAAAGCCCTGCACCGCACGATGCACCGGATCGTAGCTCTGAAGATGATGTCACAGCAGATGCTGGCTTCGGAAGATCAGGTGCGACGTTTCAAACGGGAAGTCCGCGTTGCCGCAACGCTCGAACATCCAAATATCGTTCGGGCCTATGATGCCGACGAGGCGCGGGGCGTTCATTTTCTCGTGATGGAATATGTGCGCGGCGACAACCTCAGCCGGATCGTGCGTACTTCCGGTCCGCTTTCCCTGAACCAGGCCGTCGACTGTATTCGCCAGACCGCGATCGGACTGCAACACGCACACGAACGTGGCATCGTACATCGGGACATCAAACCTGGTAATCTGCTGCTGGATGTTCAGGGAACGGTCAAAATTCTCGATCTGGGTCTGGCACACATTGACGACTCACTACGACACTCGCCTGCCGGATCCGAAACCACGGATGATGAGAGTGGCCGCCCGTTCGTCAGCCAGTCAGAACTGACGGCAGCCGGTGCGATTCTGGGGACGGCGTCGTTCATGGCTCCCGAGCAGTCGCTGGATGCGCATCTGGTTGACTTCCGATCCGACATCTACAGCCTGGGCTGCACGCTCTATTTCCTGCTGACCGGTGAAGCCCCCTATACCGGAAACACGATCTTTAAAATCTTCGTCCAACACCGGGAGGGCGACATTCCCCCGTTACAGAAACAACGCCCGGATGTCCCTGATTCCGTCGCGGCCGTCTTTGAAAAAATGGTCGCCAAGAAACCAGAAGACCGCTATCAGACAGCCCGGGAGCTGGTTGTCGCCCTGGAAGACTGTCACATTCCGCCGCCGGTTAAAGAAGTGCCTCAACCTTCCCGACAGACTGTTGACACCCCGTCTGATCCCGGACCGACCATCAGTGATCCGGGAACGATTCAACCAGCCGGCTCCACCAGTTCTGCTCAGAAACGTTATCTGCTGGCAGCAGCGTGTGCGATTGTGCTGGTAGGCATCACAGCCTTCCTCTGGCCACGCGAGTCTGAACAGACCGGTGCCCTGCCTGCTGGCGAAAATTCATTTGAGGCTACTGAACCCGTTCCTGCTCTCGTCACAGCGCCAGCTGAAAAAGAACAAAAAGCAAATCAACCAGTCACTCCGCAGACTTCACTGGCCGACCTGCTGGCCTCGGGAGAATGGGAATGGCAGGTGACCAAAAATCTGGGCCCCCAGATTAACTCGAATGACTTTGAATTCAGCGGCGATATGACTGCTGATAAATGCACCCTTGTTTTCTCGACAGGCCGCAAGAATCCACAATATGAGAATCGCAATTTATGGATCTCGACACGCCCCTCCCAAACTGCAGAGTGGAACACTCCGACTTTACTCCCCGCTGAGATTAACACCGATGGGAATGCAGTATTACCCCAGTTCTCGGCAGACGGCTTACAGCTTTCATTCAAACGAGATGCATACTGGTATCTGTCGACGCGCAAGAGTCTGAATGATCCCTGGCAGGAAGCAATTCCCGATCCCATCGCCGTCGGTGACAGACGCGATTACCGGCTCACCCCTGACGGTTTGACTGCCTTTCGCCCCAGCATCATTGCCCCAGATCAGAAATCAGCCAACAAAGAAAGCAGCCTGATGATCTGGCGGCGTGACGCATTAGACAGCCCCTTTGGAGAACGATCAGAGGAAACACTGCCCGTTGGCCAAAGGATTGGCAGTGTTGGTGCCCTGAGCGATGATGGCCGGTTTTATCTCTTTCATCAGAAAGAGGCTCTGGAAACGGATCCGGATGAAGCCTTGGGTAAGCTGCACTACTCAACTCGTCCCGACTGGAATTCGGCCTGGTCAGAGCCGGTTCTCGCTTTTAAGGACGATCCTAATCCCTCGGGACGTCCCCGATTATTGCGGGATGGCCGAAGCTTTCTGTTTGTTGCCGGCCGACCCGGTGGTTATGGGGCCAGCGACCTCTGGCTGGCTGAACTGGTCCGCAAAACGCCTGAGGCGGAGACCAGCGAAACCACGGACACCAGCCCAGCTGAAGAGTAGGCTCTGGTCGGTTGATAGATCTCGCGCGCTTTGAACCACAAAGCCGGAAACCGGCGATCGCTTTCCTGTACAGAAGAATTCGGGTACCTTGTTGATCTATCGAATTCAGCTGATCCACTACCCATTTACAACAGGAGAGTCTTTAGATGAAAGCGTTCTTAATTCTGACCCTCGGGGCGACGTTAATGCTGAGCAACATAGCCTACGCTCAGAAACCTGCCGGAAAATCATTTGAGGCAGGAAAACCACTGGGGGCCGTCAATGAAGCCGGGGAGTTCGTTCCCCTCTCCAGCAACGTCAAGGTGTATGGCAGTTTTCGTTTTGCGGAGAGCTGCGTTTACGACTCGACCCGCAATCTAATCGTCGTGATGAATGCCGGGGTTTCCCAGGACCAGGCGAAAAATGATGGTTATGTTTCGCTGTTGAACCCCGACGGGTCCGTGCATACCACGAAATGGATTGGGGCAACGCGCAACGGCCTGACGCTCAATCATCCTCTGGGGAGTGCGATTCACAACGGAACCCTGTATACCGCGGATATCGATGTGGTCCGCACGTTCGATCTCGCGACCGGCAAACCAGGGAAAGCTTTTCCTGTCGAAGGTTCCACGTTCCTGAACGGCATTGCCGTTAATAAAGCAGGGACGATCTTTGTTTCCAATTCGAAGCCGGAAAACCGCGTTTATAAAATCACCGCGGACGGCGACGTTTCAATCTTCGTAGACGGTGATCCACTCAAGATTCCGAACGGGGTCGCCATCGATCAAGACGGAAACGTGGTCGTGGTCAATGTGGGCAACAACGACGTCATGACCTTTAATCCGGATAATGGCAAATTGCTCCGCACCGAGCACGCCGCGGAAGGGGGCAACGATGGCCTGGTGATCCTGCCCGACGGAACCAAGTACGTCAGCAGTGTCCGATTCGGCAGCGTATCAAAAATCAGCCCCGGTAAACCGGCCCAGGTCATTGCTTCGGGCATTCCGAGTGCCGCCTCAATGGGCTACGATTCCAGACAGAATCAGTTGATCATCCCCATGAACAACAACAATGCCGTCGCCTTCCTCAAGCTGGAAGACTGAGCTTCCGGAAGCGGGAACAATCTTTCTGTTCATCAATAAAACGAGGGCAGGCGCCTGACAGCCCTGCCCTCGCAGAAAGATTTCGGTTGCGTGTCGAGACAATGCTCAACCAGCCGGTTGATGTTTATTTCTGTTTCAGCCGGGCTTTCTCGGTCGCTTCGCGTTTCTGCACATCCTTGGGATGTTTGGAAAACGACTCGAAGACGTCGCCGATCACCCGATCTGCCAGCAGGCTGAGTTCGGTAAGGATGATGGCTTCAGCTTCGGCGGTCAGCCTGGAACGGTTGGGTTCGTAGCCGCCCACCTGGTAGGCGTCTTCGGTCGCGATGTAGCCGATGTAGCCGTTAGCGTAACCGACGATAATCGGAATCGCGCGATCGGCGATATCGCGTTCCAGTTTCAACCCGTATTCCACCATCGGTTCACCCGGCATCGTCAGCAGAAGGTAGGGGCCGATTTTCAGAGCCTGCAGTTCGGCGTCAATGCGTCCTTCTTTACCGGGCAGCGAAACGACCGTGTTGGCGACGCGAATCTGGTAAAATTTGGGACGCTTCACCAGTTCTTCCCGGATCATACTGCGCGACAGCGTGCGGACCACGGCACTCCCCAGGTCCCGGCCGGCCCACTGGATGTCGGCTTCATCGGCACAGCGATAAGGATACCCGGGCAGATTAGGACGAATGTCGCCCGCACACCCCTGCAGGAACAGCGAACTCGTCTGATTTCCGTAACACATTTCGACAAAGGTCTGGGCCTCTCCCGGAAAGTCAGCGCTCATCTTAGGAAAGCCGGTCGGGTACGGCATCGATCCTTTGTCGCCCCAGGTGAAGAAACAGGGATGGCAGACCGCGTGCATCAGCACGGCTTTGGGAGTCAGTGATTTTCCATCATCAAAGCGGAGCACCTTCACCCGTGGATCATTGGGGCCGTCTTCGTTCAGGCGGACCACGGCGCGGCCGTTGATCACCTTACGACGATTGATGCCAAAGCTGATTTCATCAACTCCATATCCGACGGTTACCGGGGTCATGTCAGACGCCGCCTGCTTCGCGGCAGCAGTGAGTTTTTTAATCAGTGTTTTGCCCCACTCCGAGTCGGAGGTGAAGCCGGGGCCGGAGTGATTGTGAGACGCGGTCACCATAATGTTGGCTGCGGGGATGCCGGTCGCTTTTTCGATCTCCTGCCGGGAGAGTTTGACGATCTCTTCATAGGCACCGATGAGGTCCAGCGTGATGATGGCGACCTTGGTCTGTCCATCATCCAGAATCAGTACCCCGGCCCGCAGAGGATCGCGGACGCCGGTGACTTTGCGACGATGTCCCACCACTTCCAGATCTTTGACTTCAGCGGGGGTGATATCAACCTTGGCGACCCCCGCTTTGAGATTCGATTCGACAGGAAAGGCTCCGCCTGCGGCACTGGAACGGTCTACGAAACCGGGAGCAAACAGGAGGAGGACACACAGACTTCGGAACAACAGATGCATGGTCGGCTTCATTTCGTTGATAGAGTTTTGTGGATTCAACCATGCCCCAACGATGGAAGACAGTCGAATCGAAGGCGGGATATTTCCAGACTCCCGACTGACGGTGAGACAGACGGGATGGGGAGGAACTCTCAAAGTTAAGCGCGTGTCTCCAGTTTAGACAGGCCTGCGGGCAGGATCAAGCATATTCAGTACCAGCCCACTGGTTAGGTTCTGAATCATTCCTGTAGAATTCATGAACTTTTTTCCTGGTGCGTTGTCGAAATCAAACAGGGTATACCGATCAAAATACAGAACAACAGGAACATCAGATGAACAAGAATGAAATCAGTATTGAAGCCTTCGAACAGGTTGAAATTCGTGTGGGGCGGATTGTACAGATCGAGCCGTTTCCGGAAGGCCGTTATTCCAGCCATGTGCTGCAGATCGATTTCGGGGATGAGTTGGGTACGCGCAAATCACTGGCCCGGCTCATCCCGAACTACGCCGACGCAGACCTGATGGGGCGACAGGTCCTGTGTGTGGTGAATCTGCCGCCGCGTCAGATTGGTAAACATCGATCTGAAGTGCTCACGCTGGGAGTTCCCGACGCAGAGGGGAATGTCGTGTTACTGCGACCAGACCGCGACGTCCCCCCTGGTGGAAAGTTGTATTGAATTCCAGTCTTATTTCGTTTTCGGACTGGCGGGTACCAGCATTTCCCCCGGAGTGAGAGCGAGTACGGCTGGAATGCCGACGAGTTGCACGTAATGGTCTTCAAAGCCCCCCTGGGTGGGACGTTCCAGAACCAGGCGCCAGAGCGCTCCCGGAGTGTTCTGCGGTTGTGTGCGGGTAAACAACGTCGGTTGGGCCACATTCTGTTCGGACCAGACCTGCTTGCCGGACGGGTCGAACAGTTTCGCACTCACGCGTTCCCCGGCCCCTTCACCGAAGACACCCACGGCCCATTTCTCTACACCTGCCGGAACATAGAAATAATAGGCGCCGGTCGATGCCATCAGACGAACTGGTGCTCCATCCGAGACCAGGCAGAGCGGATGGGAAGACGCATCCACCCGCATATAATTGGGCCCCGGATCACAGTTGAGTTGATAGACGCCGGCTTCGGGTGCCTTGAATTCACAAGTGGCACTCTCCTGGAAGGGGACAGACGCGACGGGAATGGTCTTTCCTGAGGGAGCAACAACCGTGACAGGCATCTTGTCTCCGGTGTAGCGACCGAGCTTCTGATAGGACAACTGCACCGCAACCTGGTCCCCCTGTTTCGCATAGAGCAGATAACGCGCGCGTTGACGCTGACGGACGGAACGACGTTTGCCTGGCTTGAACGGTTCACTGACAGCGAAGGGTTGCAGCTGTGAAACCTCGGTTTCGTACGGAGTGATATCGCCCGCGGGGCTGGCAGGCATCCATTTTGCAAGCAGAGCCGGGCTGAGGGTGATGTCTTTCATCTGTTTTCCCTGCTCCACACGGAGGGTCCCTGTGATCTTCGCAGCTGCAGACAGATAAGAGGCATCGTGAAATGTCATGACCGGACGCGCGACCGGCGATTTCACAACGCATTGCTGGAAGATGACACCGCCAATTTTACCAACGGCTCCCGGTCGGGCCGCAAATCGGATCGAGGGGATCTTTAGATCCTCATTGTCTGGGCCGTTGATCGTGCACTCTTGAAACAGAACCGGACAGGTATCGGCGGGTTTATCCTGAATGTTGACGGGGGTCTGCTCGGTACTGGCGAACGTGCAGTTCACAAACTCGATCGAACCGGAGACGCTGCCAGGCGATTTGTTGCCGGTCGTCAGCGACAGGCCGCGTTTGGTGCCCGTGCTTTTACAGTTTTCCAGGCGGATCGAAATCGGTTGCGATTCCCGGTTCAGATTGGGCAGATAAAACAGGAACCCGCCCCCCTGATTGTTTTCGGCCCTACAGTTCCGCAGTACACAGTTGATGAGACATTCGCTGGGATGATTGGGCTCGAAATCGATCCCCGCCATAGGAGGCGTTCCTGCGGTTTCTTTGAAAACGGAATCTTCAATGAGCAGATTTTCGGCACTGATCACGCTGACGCCCTGTCGATAGTTTCGATCGAAGACGACGTTTCGAATCGTGATATTCTGATTGGTCACGCCCCGCTTCGCGACGCCCAGGTAAATGCCGTCGCCGCCGGTCTCTTTAATTGTGAGCCCGGTAATTTGAACGTCAGAGCAGCTCCGCAGGCTGATCCCGTTCCGCCACTCTGCCTTTTCATAGGGCGCTGAATCGTAGTCTGCGCGGCGCATCTGCAGCGTCGCTCCCGGACCGGTGAGACGAATGTTTTGTTTGAGGGAAGCGTTCAGCAACGAGGCGGTCCGGGGTTTGAACTCCCCTTTTTTCGCGAGGAGCACAGCACCTTCCTGAAACACAATCTCCTGGTTGCTGGCCAGGTGCAGCGGTTTGACGATCCAGGGAGACGACATCTTTTCTACGATGACTTTTTCCGCACCGGAATTAATCGCCGCCTGTAGAGCCGCCGTAGCATCTTCCCGATCAAAGCCCCACCAGGCAGCATACGCGATATCCGTCTTCCCTGCCTTGAGATCATCAATCGCTGCCTGGTTGACAGAAGTAGTCGGTTCCGCTTTGACGACGGAGATTAATGTGAGACAGACCAGAAGCAAGAGCGCAGGAACGCGAAGCAGAGACATCAGCAGGACTTTCATTCGCAGCAGGCGTGAGTGGAATTGAACACCGTTCAAAAAAACAGTTGGGGGAACACATTGTATTCCCCCAACTTAGAATTCCGTGTCGGCCGGTGCAAGTCATCCCGCCTTGCGGGAATCAGATTCTGTTACTTACTGATCCCAATTACTGCCAGACCCGCACGGGCACCCGCATCACCGGATGGCTGGCTGGTCAGATCGTCAGTGCCGGCATGAACCACAAAAGCACGTCCGATTACATCTGACAATTCAAAATCATCCGACTGCTTATCAATCATGGCGACGCCATTCTCGTCTGCGACAATATTTCCCAGATCACCAGCATGGTGCTGAGCCTTATGCGGGCCTCCATGCTCGTGTCCCTCTGGTGCGTAATGCCCACCGGCAGAACTGCCATCGTCGGCACTCAGATCACCATACTGGTGAATATGGAATCCATGCTTTCCAGGGGTCAGGCCTGTCACCTTCCCTGTAATTGAGACTTTGCCGTCTTTCTGCTTGAGATGGATCACACCCGCTGTTTTAAACTTCTGCGTAGGCTGAACCACCGCGACAGCGCGGGTTAACTTGTGTTCCTTGTGGTCGTGATCATCGTTCACGGCCAGTAACGAGGTCCCCATAAGGAGCACTGCGGAGACGGCATAGAGGAGAAAAGATTTCATGAATCGATTCCTTCATGTAAGATTGAGAGTGATAAAATAAGTAGCACTACCACTGATTTTGTGAGAGGCCGCTTAAGCCTGGGCGGCAGCTGCATTGGTAATTTCGGTCGCGATCTGCGTCAGTTTCTTGTCGGCATTCCCCTCTTCATCCAATGTCTCCTGGAGAATGTCGGCCAGATCCTGCTTACCGATCTGCTCGGCAAAATTACGGGCTGAGCCGTACCCTGCCATCTCGTAGTGTTCGACGCGTTGTGCAGCAGCAATGAGTCCAGCATCTTTGACCAGCGGATCACCGTCTGCTTTCAGGATCTCATCCCCTTCGCGGATGAGCCCCTTCATCGCTTCGCAGGCCTTGCGTTTGGGTTCGCATTCCAATTCTTTGAAGACCTTTTCCAGGCGATTGACGTGTTGACGGGTCTCCTCCAGATGGGAATCGAAGGCGGTCTTCAACTCTTTCGATGAAGCGGCCTCGGCCATTTTGGGAATCGCGTCAATGAGCCGGTTCTCGGCATCATATAAGTCCTGGATCTGATCCACGAACAGGTCCTGCAGTGTGGATAATTTTCGACCATTTGAAGATCCCATTTCAGTCCTCCTGTCTCTAACGTTTGAGATGAGATGTTGTGCCGGGAGACAGATGAAGTGATCGACTCCCGCTCAGCTTATTCAGGCCGCAACTTCTATTCCGATGGCGAAGAACCTGCAGCATTCTTTCAGCGATTCGGGGAGCGAGAGCCTGTTATTGACTGGCAAGGCTGTCTTTAGAAATTCTCTGCATGCGAGCGCGTGTTGTGCACTGAAAATAATAGCAGACAGAATTCTTGACCTGATCGTTGGCTGTAACACCATTCTGGTTGCTGTGCGGCCAGTGGAAGTCGACGTATCAAGAGCGCGGCAGTCCGCAGGTCAGTGCGACATTCTGTCTGAGAGTGCAGACGCGTTGACAGAAAAAGAAAAAGAGCGAACTGCATTTACAGTTCGCTCTATGCGTGTCGTAATTCAATTTGACTACGTTCAGTCTTGGCTGGAAAGTCAGATCACTTACTGCTGGCTGAAGGTCTGATCCCGCAGGCTGGAGTCGCCGCTGTCATCCCGTACGCTGTTGAGGCCACCGGTCAGCACAAAGCCGTCGATTTTAGACTGGGCTCCGGCCAGTTGTGCCTGGGCATCTACGTACTTCAGGTTCGTATCAAAGAAGGTTTTTCGGGCCAGCAGGATCTGTACGAAGCCGACCTCACCCGCCTGGTAAGCCTGATTCGCCAGGTCCAGGGACTCTTTGGCACTGGGCAGAATGTCGTTCGAATACAGATCGATGGCAGCGGTTGCGGTGTCATACTCTTTGGAGACGACGGCCAGACGTTCTTCGATCGAGTTTTTGATGCGCAGAGCTTCCATCTGGGCACGACAGATTTCTGCATTCGCGGCGTCAATGTTCCCCAGGTTTTTGTTACTGATCGGCAGGGGAACGCCGATCTGCAGGTTGAGCATCCCCGAGTTGGTACCATAGTCAACCCCGGCCCCCAGCTGTGCAGTCATGTTGGGAATCGGCTGAACTTCCTGTCGTTCGAGGGCTGCATAGGCGCGGGATATGCGGTCGTGGGCTGCCGCGTATTCCGGACTGGCCGTGACGATGTTCGAC is a window from the Gimesia benthica genome containing:
- a CDS encoding ECF-type sigma factor; this translates as MTVPPDGTTNSWDQSIYDQLHGLAERALSRESAGHSLQPTLLVNDAYLKLQEQQNLDPANRSLMLAAGATIIRRLLVDYARQRKRLKRGGNDGRGIPLHISVADDANQLDILELNDALETLASELPRAARIVELKFFGGLTGEEIAEQLDVSLRTVNNDWKYAKAWLYRELGPGTESDSADE
- a CDS encoding serine/threonine protein kinase, with the protein product MSNSHAEKVQQTFLAALEVDDEQRDAWLVQKCGSDEALLAEVRSLLNHADPSVDLLEQKLDEVVADIPHLDEEAEPVATQETDEPEEDIDCDDFLSKLSAVGVLSPDEFASVSDSVSTGTPPPDARQLASQLVTNGKLTSYQASALLKGEPELLIDKYLILDLIDVGGMGMVFKALHRTMHRIVALKMMSQQMLASEDQVRRFKREVRVAATLEHPNIVRAYDADEARGVHFLVMEYVRGDNLSRIVRTSGPLSLNQAVDCIRQTAIGLQHAHERGIVHRDIKPGNLLLDVQGTVKILDLGLAHIDDSLRHSPAGSETTDDESGRPFVSQSELTAAGAILGTASFMAPEQSLDAHLVDFRSDIYSLGCTLYFLLTGEAPYTGNTIFKIFVQHREGDIPPLQKQRPDVPDSVAAVFEKMVAKKPEDRYQTARELVVALEDCHIPPPVKEVPQPSRQTVDTPSDPGPTISDPGTIQPAGSTSSAQKRYLLAAACAIVLVGITAFLWPRESEQTGALPAGENSFEATEPVPALVTAPAEKEQKANQPVTPQTSLADLLASGEWEWQVTKNLGPQINSNDFEFSGDMTADKCTLVFSTGRKNPQYENRNLWISTRPSQTAEWNTPTLLPAEINTDGNAVLPQFSADGLQLSFKRDAYWYLSTRKSLNDPWQEAIPDPIAVGDRRDYRLTPDGLTAFRPSIIAPDQKSANKESSLMIWRRDALDSPFGERSEETLPVGQRIGSVGALSDDGRFYLFHQKEALETDPDEALGKLHYSTRPDWNSAWSEPVLAFKDDPNPSGRPRLLRDGRSFLFVAGRPGGYGASDLWLAELVRKTPEAETSETTDTSPAEE
- a CDS encoding SMP-30/gluconolactonase/LRE family protein, translating into MKAFLILTLGATLMLSNIAYAQKPAGKSFEAGKPLGAVNEAGEFVPLSSNVKVYGSFRFAESCVYDSTRNLIVVMNAGVSQDQAKNDGYVSLLNPDGSVHTTKWIGATRNGLTLNHPLGSAIHNGTLYTADIDVVRTFDLATGKPGKAFPVEGSTFLNGIAVNKAGTIFVSNSKPENRVYKITADGDVSIFVDGDPLKIPNGVAIDQDGNVVVVNVGNNDVMTFNPDNGKLLRTEHAAEGGNDGLVILPDGTKYVSSVRFGSVSKISPGKPAQVIASGIPSAASMGYDSRQNQLIIPMNNNNAVAFLKLED
- a CDS encoding tRNA-binding protein, with the protein product MNKNEISIEAFEQVEIRVGRIVQIEPFPEGRYSSHVLQIDFGDELGTRKSLARLIPNYADADLMGRQVLCVVNLPPRQIGKHRSEVLTLGVPDAEGNVVLLRPDRDVPPGGKLY
- a CDS encoding right-handed parallel beta-helix repeat-containing protein, with the protein product MSLLRVPALLLLVCLTLISVVKAEPTTSVNQAAIDDLKAGKTDIAYAAWWGFDREDATAALQAAINSGAEKVIVEKMSSPWIVKPLHLASNQEIVFQEGAVLLAKKGEFKPRTASLLNASLKQNIRLTGPGATLQMRRADYDSAPYEKAEWRNGISLRSCSDVQITGLTIKETGGDGIYLGVAKRGVTNQNITIRNVVFDRNYRQGVSVISAENLLIEDSVFKETAGTPPMAGIDFEPNHPSECLINCVLRNCRAENNQGGGFLFYLPNLNRESQPISIRLENCKSTGTKRGLSLTTGNKSPGSVSGSIEFVNCTFASTEQTPVNIQDKPADTCPVLFQECTINGPDNEDLKIPSIRFAARPGAVGKIGGVIFQQCVVKSPVARPVMTFHDASYLSAAAKITGTLRVEQGKQMKDITLSPALLAKWMPASPAGDITPYETEVSQLQPFAVSEPFKPGKRRSVRQRQRARYLLYAKQGDQVAVQLSYQKLGRYTGDKMPVTVVAPSGKTIPVASVPFQESATCEFKAPEAGVYQLNCDPGPNYMRVDASSHPLCLVSDGAPVRLMASTGAYYFYVPAGVEKWAVGVFGEGAGERVSAKLFDPSGKQVWSEQNVAQPTLFTRTQPQNTPGALWRLVLERPTQGGFEDHYVQLVGIPAVLALTPGEMLVPASPKTK
- a CDS encoding superoxide dismutase family protein, with amino-acid sequence MKSFLLYAVSAVLLMGTSLLAVNDDHDHKEHKLTRAVAVVQPTQKFKTAGVIHLKQKDGKVSITGKVTGLTPGKHGFHIHQYGDLSADDGSSAGGHYAPEGHEHGGPHKAQHHAGDLGNIVADENGVAMIDKQSDDFELSDVIGRAFVVHAGTDDLTSQPSGDAGARAGLAVIGISK
- a CDS encoding ferritin-like domain-containing protein, with protein sequence MGSSNGRKLSTLQDLFVDQIQDLYDAENRLIDAIPKMAEAASSKELKTAFDSHLEETRQHVNRLEKVFKELECEPKRKACEAMKGLIREGDEILKADGDPLVKDAGLIAAAQRVEHYEMAGYGSARNFAEQIGKQDLADILQETLDEEGNADKKLTQIATEITNAAAAQA